From the Salvelinus alpinus chromosome 32, SLU_Salpinus.1, whole genome shotgun sequence genome, one window contains:
- the LOC139562306 gene encoding ectonucleoside triphosphate diphosphohydrolase 6-like isoform X1, whose amino-acid sequence MRLPKIASVFVFLGCLAAYLIFVTHHYDGVRPAISKIPPHFHPRLGLSGSPNRPTSSEVVSGRSQYGVMFDAGSTGTRIHVFKFQLEDNEAPKLAHETFRAIKPGLSAYADDPEKCKEGILELLEVAQDSIPSSVWSSTPLVLKATAGLRLLPGEKATHLLDRVREVFVESPFLSRGDSVSIMDGADEGISAWITVNFLIGGLHSSDTPTVGMLDLGGGSTQITFSPQDEKTIQTSPIDYMASFQMFNSTHTLYSHSYLGLGLMSARLAVLGGIEGQPLEGSSTELVSPCLAPDYSGQWEHAEVLYTVKGQKAGVPIYESCLRKVEKVLYRKVKKAEEAKDIEFYAFSYYYDRAVDLGAIDEKTGGIIKVSDYIDTAKRVCNGMTVTPRENPFLCLDLTYISTMLQELGFPKEKVFKLVRKIDEVETSWALGATFHYIESLHSQ is encoded by the exons ATGAGGTTACCGAAGATTGCCAGTGTTTTTGTCTTCTTGGGCTGCCTGGCAGCTTACCTGATCTTTGTTACGCACCACTATGATGGTGTAAGGCCAGCCATCTCCAAAATACCACCTCACTTCCACCCCAGATTGGGCTTGTCGGGCAGCCCGAACAGACCAACCTCCTCAGAAGTGGTCAGCGGACGTTCCCAGTACGGAGTTATGTTTGATGCTGGGAGCACAGGGACAAGGATCCATGTCTTCAAGTTTCAACTGGAGGACAATG AAGCTCCTAAATTGGCACATGAAACATTCAGAGCAATAAAACCAGGTCTATCTGCATATGCTGATGATCCAGAAAAG TGTAAAGAAGGGATCTTGGAGCTGTTGGAGGTGGCCCAGGACAGCATTCCCTCCTCAGTGTGGAGCAGCACTCCTCTGGTCCTCAAGGCCACCGCAGGCCTTCGCCTTCTGCCTGGGGAGAAGGCCACACACCTACTGGACAGG GTGAGAGAGGTGTTTGTGGAGTCTCCATTCCTGTCCAGAGGGGACAGTGTGTCCATAATGGATGGCGCTGATGAAG GGATCTCCGCTTGGATCACTGTCAACTTCCTCATAG gGGGTCTCCACAGCTCTGACACACCCACTGTGGGGATGCTGGATTTGGGAGGGGGGTCCACCCAGATCACCTTCTCCCCTCAGGATGAG AAGACCATCCAGACCTCACCCATCGATTACATGGCATCATTTCAGATGTTCAACAGCACCCACACACTCTACTCACACAG CTACCTTGGTCTAGGCTTGATGTCGGCAAGACTAGCTGTCTTGGGAGGAATCGAGGGACAGCCTT TAGAGGGCAGCAGCACAGAGCTAGTAAGTCCCTGCTTGGCCCCGGACTACTCTGGCCAATGGGAACACGCAGAAGTTCTGTATACTGTGAAGGGCCAGAAAGCAG GAGTGCCCATTTATGAGTCCTGCCTTAGGAAAGTGGAGAAGGTGCTGTATAGGAAGGTGAAGAAGGCAGAGGAAGCCAAAGATATTGAATTCTATGCCTTTTCATACTACTATGACAGAGCTGTGGATCTGGGTGCTATTG ATGAGAAAACAGGAGGGATTATAAAAGTCAGCGATTACATTGACACTGCTAAAAGAG TGTGCAACGGAATGACAGTTACTCCCAGAGAGAATCCTTTTCTTTGTCTGGATCTAACCTACATCTCTACAATGCTGCAAGAGCTTGGTTTTCCCAAAGAAAAAGTATTTAAG CTGGTGAGGAAGATTGATGAAGTGGAGACTAGTTGGGCTCTGGGGGCTACTTTCCACTACATAGAGTCCCTTCACAGTCAGTGA
- the LOC139562306 gene encoding ectonucleoside triphosphate diphosphohydrolase 6-like isoform X2, producing the protein MRLPKIASVFVFLGCLAAYLIFVTHHYDGVRPAISKIPPHFHPRLGLSGSPNRPTSSEVVSGRSQYGVMFDAGSTGTRIHVFKFQLEDNEAPKLAHETFRAIKPGLSAYADDPEKCKEGILELLEVAQDSIPSSVWSSTPLVLKATAGLRLLPGEKATHLLDRVREVFVESPFLSRGDSVSIMDGADEGISAWITVNFLIGGLHSSDTPTVGMLDLGGGSTQITFSPQDEKTIQTSPIDYMASFQMFNSTHTLYSHSRGQQHRASKSLLGPGLLWPMGTRRSSVYCEGPESSFVSVSGVPIYESCLRKVEKVLYRKVKKAEEAKDIEFYAFSYYYDRAVDLGAIDEKTGGIIKVSDYIDTAKRVCNGMTVTPRENPFLCLDLTYISTMLQELGFPKEKVFKLVRKIDEVETSWALGATFHYIESLHSQ; encoded by the exons ATGAGGTTACCGAAGATTGCCAGTGTTTTTGTCTTCTTGGGCTGCCTGGCAGCTTACCTGATCTTTGTTACGCACCACTATGATGGTGTAAGGCCAGCCATCTCCAAAATACCACCTCACTTCCACCCCAGATTGGGCTTGTCGGGCAGCCCGAACAGACCAACCTCCTCAGAAGTGGTCAGCGGACGTTCCCAGTACGGAGTTATGTTTGATGCTGGGAGCACAGGGACAAGGATCCATGTCTTCAAGTTTCAACTGGAGGACAATG AAGCTCCTAAATTGGCACATGAAACATTCAGAGCAATAAAACCAGGTCTATCTGCATATGCTGATGATCCAGAAAAG TGTAAAGAAGGGATCTTGGAGCTGTTGGAGGTGGCCCAGGACAGCATTCCCTCCTCAGTGTGGAGCAGCACTCCTCTGGTCCTCAAGGCCACCGCAGGCCTTCGCCTTCTGCCTGGGGAGAAGGCCACACACCTACTGGACAGG GTGAGAGAGGTGTTTGTGGAGTCTCCATTCCTGTCCAGAGGGGACAGTGTGTCCATAATGGATGGCGCTGATGAAG GGATCTCCGCTTGGATCACTGTCAACTTCCTCATAG gGGGTCTCCACAGCTCTGACACACCCACTGTGGGGATGCTGGATTTGGGAGGGGGGTCCACCCAGATCACCTTCTCCCCTCAGGATGAG AAGACCATCCAGACCTCACCCATCGATTACATGGCATCATTTCAGATGTTCAACAGCACCCACACACTCTACTCACACAG TAGAGGGCAGCAGCACAGAGCTAGTAAGTCCCTGCTTGGCCCCGGACTACTCTGGCCAATGGGAACACGCAGAAGTTCTGTATACTGTGAAGGGCCAGAAAGCAG TTTTGTTTCTGTTTCAGGAGTGCCCATTTATGAGTCCTGCCTTAGGAAAGTGGAGAAGGTGCTGTATAGGAAGGTGAAGAAGGCAGAGGAAGCCAAAGATATTGAATTCTATGCCTTTTCATACTACTATGACAGAGCTGTGGATCTGGGTGCTATTG ATGAGAAAACAGGAGGGATTATAAAAGTCAGCGATTACATTGACACTGCTAAAAGAG TGTGCAACGGAATGACAGTTACTCCCAGAGAGAATCCTTTTCTTTGTCTGGATCTAACCTACATCTCTACAATGCTGCAAGAGCTTGGTTTTCCCAAAGAAAAAGTATTTAAG CTGGTGAGGAAGATTGATGAAGTGGAGACTAGTTGGGCTCTGGGGGCTACTTTCCACTACATAGAGTCCCTTCACAGTCAGTGA
- the LOC139562306 gene encoding ectonucleoside triphosphate diphosphohydrolase 6-like isoform X3, translating into MRLPKIASVFVFLGCLAAYLIFVTHHYDGVRPAISKIPPHFHPRLGLSGSPNRPTSSEVVSGRSQYGVMFDAGSTGTRIHVFKFQLEDNEAPKLAHETFRAIKPGLSAYADDPEKCKEGILELLEVAQDSIPSSVWSSTPLVLKATAGLRLLPGEKATHLLDRVREVFVESPFLSRGDSVSIMDGADEEDHPDLTHRLHGIISDVQQHPHTLLTQLPWSRLDVGKTSCLGRNRGTAFRGQQHRASKSLLGPGLLWPMGTRRSSVYCEGPESSFVSVSGVPIYESCLRKVEKVLYRKVKKAEEAKDIEFYAFSYYYDRAVDLGAIDEKTGGIIKVSDYIDTAKRVCNGMTVTPRENPFLCLDLTYISTMLQELGFPKEKVFKLVRKIDEVETSWALGATFHYIESLHSQ; encoded by the exons ATGAGGTTACCGAAGATTGCCAGTGTTTTTGTCTTCTTGGGCTGCCTGGCAGCTTACCTGATCTTTGTTACGCACCACTATGATGGTGTAAGGCCAGCCATCTCCAAAATACCACCTCACTTCCACCCCAGATTGGGCTTGTCGGGCAGCCCGAACAGACCAACCTCCTCAGAAGTGGTCAGCGGACGTTCCCAGTACGGAGTTATGTTTGATGCTGGGAGCACAGGGACAAGGATCCATGTCTTCAAGTTTCAACTGGAGGACAATG AAGCTCCTAAATTGGCACATGAAACATTCAGAGCAATAAAACCAGGTCTATCTGCATATGCTGATGATCCAGAAAAG TGTAAAGAAGGGATCTTGGAGCTGTTGGAGGTGGCCCAGGACAGCATTCCCTCCTCAGTGTGGAGCAGCACTCCTCTGGTCCTCAAGGCCACCGCAGGCCTTCGCCTTCTGCCTGGGGAGAAGGCCACACACCTACTGGACAGG GTGAGAGAGGTGTTTGTGGAGTCTCCATTCCTGTCCAGAGGGGACAGTGTGTCCATAATGGATGGCGCTGATGAAG AAGACCATCCAGACCTCACCCATCGATTACATGGCATCATTTCAGATGTTCAACAGCACCCACACACTCTACTCACACAG CTACCTTGGTCTAGGCTTGATGTCGGCAAGACTAGCTGTCTTGGGAGGAATCGAGGGACAGCCTT TAGAGGGCAGCAGCACAGAGCTAGTAAGTCCCTGCTTGGCCCCGGACTACTCTGGCCAATGGGAACACGCAGAAGTTCTGTATACTGTGAAGGGCCAGAAAGCAG TTTTGTTTCTGTTTCAGGAGTGCCCATTTATGAGTCCTGCCTTAGGAAAGTGGAGAAGGTGCTGTATAGGAAGGTGAAGAAGGCAGAGGAAGCCAAAGATATTGAATTCTATGCCTTTTCATACTACTATGACAGAGCTGTGGATCTGGGTGCTATTG ATGAGAAAACAGGAGGGATTATAAAAGTCAGCGATTACATTGACACTGCTAAAAGAG TGTGCAACGGAATGACAGTTACTCCCAGAGAGAATCCTTTTCTTTGTCTGGATCTAACCTACATCTCTACAATGCTGCAAGAGCTTGGTTTTCCCAAAGAAAAAGTATTTAAG CTGGTGAGGAAGATTGATGAAGTGGAGACTAGTTGGGCTCTGGGGGCTACTTTCCACTACATAGAGTCCCTTCACAGTCAGTGA
- the LOC139562315 gene encoding barrier-to-autointegration factor-like protein, with protein MSTTSQKHRDFVGEPMGDKPVTALSGIGEVLGNKLEEQGFDRAFVVLGQYLLLRKDGELFIEWLKDTSGANTRNATSCSQCLREWCDSFL; from the exons ATGTCGACCACTTCTCAGAAGCACAGGGACTTCGTTGGAGAACCCATGGGCGATAAACCGGTGACAGCACTGTCGGGAATTGGCGAGGTCTTGGGAAATAAACTGGAGGAGCAAGGTTTTGACaga GCCTTTGTGGTTCTGGGTCAGTATCTGCTGCTGCGGAAGGATGGGGAGCTGTTCATTGAGTGGCTGAAAGACACCAGCGGTGCCAACACCAGGAATGCTACATCCTGCTCCCAGTGCCTGAGAGAGTGGTGTGATTCATTCCTATGA